Proteins encoded within one genomic window of Bombina bombina isolate aBomBom1 chromosome 1, aBomBom1.pri, whole genome shotgun sequence:
- the CHRM5 gene encoding muscarinic acetylcholine receptor M5: MELEPNSTSLNHSDGTSSIKAHSLWEVITIAIVSAIVSLITIVGNILVMVSFKVNSQLKTVNNYYLLSLACADLIIGVFSMNLYTSYILIGHWSLGSLACDLWLALDYVASNASVMNLLVISFDRYFSITRPLTYRAKRTPKRAGLMIGLAWFISFILWAPAILCWQYFVGERTVPPEECQIQFLYEPIITFGTAIAAFYIPVSVMTILYCRIYKETEKRTKDLAELQGSSSVADFEMMKPQGALLKSCFSCKQQTLTKRERCQASWSSSSRSTSATGKISQSPNTSNEWAKEDQLTTCSSYPSSDDEDKQGKEAVFQGNYKNQVATQKEEEAKQILSKEQPALNDYDSERFFLTPGKGHSQKGQKCVSYKFRIVVNDDGSQEASNGCRKVKITPCSSMSKGHSIRSMDPNINNQLTKRKRMVLIKERKAAQTLSAILLAFIITWTPYNIMVLVSTFCSNCIPSSLWHLGYWLCYVNSTVNPICYALCNKTFRKTFKMLLLCRWRKKGVEEKLYWYGQHPPSQNKLP, encoded by the coding sequence ATGGAACTGGAACCAAACTCCACATCTTTAAACCACTCTGATGGAACAAGTTCAATAAAAGCTCATAGTTTGTGGGAGGTCATTACAATTGCCATTGTTAGTGCTATTGTCAGCCTAATTACTATTGTGGGAAACATCTTAGTTATGGTTTCCTTTAAAGTAAACAGTCAACTGAAGACAGTCAACAACTATTACCTTTTAAGCCTGGCCTGTGCTGACCTGATTATTGGAGTCTTTTCAATGAACCTTTATACTTCCTACATTCTAATTGGCCATTGGTCCCTGGGTAGCCTTGCCTGTGATTTGTGGCTTGCTCTTGATTATGTGGCCAGTAATGCATCAGTAATGAACTTGCTAGTAATTAGCTTTGACAGATACTTTTCAATTACAAGACCTTTAACCTATAGAGCAAAACGTACCCCAAAAAGAGCTGGGCTTATGATAGGCCTAGCCTGGTTCATATCTTTCATCCTGTGGGCTCCTGCCATTCTGTGCTGGCAGTATTTTGTGGGGGAGCGTACAGTTCCTCCAGAGGAATGTCAGATTCAATTTCTTTATGAGCCAATTATAACCTTTGGAACTGCTATTGCTGCCTTCTACATTCCTGTATCTGTCATGACAATTCTTTATTGTCGCATCTACAAGGAGACAGAGAAGCGAACCAAAGATCTGGCTGAGCTGCAAGGTTCCAGCTCTGTGGCTGACTTTGAGATGATGAAGCCACAGGGCGCACTTCTGAAATCCTGTTTTAGCTGCAAACAGCAAACACTCACAAAGCGGGAAAGGTGCCAGGCATCTTGGTCCTCCTCAAGTCGCAGCACTTCAGCCACTGGCAAAATATCTCAGAGCCCCAATACCAGCAATGAGTGGGCAAAAGAGGACCAACTGACCACTTGCAGCAGCTATCCTTCCTCAGATGATGAAGACAAGCAAGGTAAGGAGGCTGTCTTCCAGGGCAATTATAAGAACCAAGTTGCAACTCAGAAGGAAGAAGAAGCTAAACAAATTCTTTCAAAAGAGCAGCCAGCATTGAATGACTATGACAGTGAGAGATTCTTTTTGACCCCTGGCAAAGGACACTCACAAAAGGGTCAAAAGTGTGTTTCCTATAAATTCAGGATTGTGGTGAATGATGATGGTTCTCAGGAAGCGAGCAATGGCTGCCGTAAAGTAAAAATCACCCCTTGCTCCTCCATGTCTAAGGGCCACTCTATAAGAAGTATGGACCCAAACATTAATAATCAGCTCACTAAGCGCAAGAGGATGGTTCTGATCAAGGAGCGCAAAGCAGCACAGACACTAAGTGCCATTCTTTTAGCTTTCATCATCACCTGGACCCCTTACAACATCATGGTTCTAGTCTCTACTTTTTGCTCCAACTGCATCCCCTCCTCGCTCTGGCACCTGGGCTACTGGCTTTGCTATGTTAATAGTACAGTCAATCCTATTTGCTATGCTCTTTGCAACAAAACATTCAGAAAGACGTTTAAAATGCTGCTACTGTGTCGATGGAGGAAAAAAggtgtggaggagaagctttattGGTATGGACAGCATCCTCCCAGCCAGAACAAGCTGCCATGA